One genomic segment of Mus pahari chromosome 4, PAHARI_EIJ_v1.1, whole genome shotgun sequence includes these proteins:
- the Tmem167b gene encoding protein kish-B produces MTNVYSLDGILVFGLLFVCTCAYFKKVPRLKTWLLSEKKGVWGVFYKAAVIGTRLHAAVAIACIVMAFYVLFIK; encoded by the exons TGTACTCCTTGGATGGGATACTGGTGTTTGGTTTGCTCTTTGTTTGCACCTGTGCCTACTTCAAGAAAGTACCTCGTCTCAAAACCTGGCTGCTGTCAGAGAAGAAGGGAGTGTGGGGTGTATTCTACAAAG CTGCTGTGATTGGAACCCGGCTGCATGCTGCTGTTGCAATCGCCTGCATTGTGATGGCCTTTTACGTCCTGTTTATCAAATGA